From Candidatus Saganbacteria bacterium, one genomic window encodes:
- a CDS encoding AI-2E family transporter, protein MSKNQITRIVFLVLFCVFLFFIRNVLFPIIISIAIFYLLDPIVNFLSHKRPKGLGLNRIISIFISFMLFIIIVGVLLQFILPPFIEESGIFVSNAPKYIAQAKSAASDIQRWYRGVRMPQEVNLALSNALQGTFSYFTLFLERSANSLIALFSRFIYIIIMPIIIFFLLKDEKDLAKGIVKFIPEDHREAALKILRQIDDVLKNYVTGQLILCAVVGVATGLALCFMGVNFFLILGLIAAISQVIPNIGPFIGAAPAIIVALIGSPVLALYVLIFFVALNILMIAIFIPKVLGDKLNLHPLTVVMSVLILGELFGLWGLFFAAPIVAILKIIYLELQRP, encoded by the coding sequence ATGAGTAAAAATCAAATCACTAGGATCGTTTTCCTTGTTTTATTCTGCGTTTTCTTGTTTTTTATAAGAAATGTCCTTTTTCCGATCATTATTTCGATAGCGATTTTCTATCTTTTGGACCCGATCGTTAATTTTTTATCGCATAAGAGGCCAAAAGGGTTGGGGCTTAACCGGATAATTTCAATATTCATCTCATTTATGCTATTTATTATAATTGTCGGCGTCCTCCTTCAGTTCATTCTCCCGCCGTTTATCGAAGAGTCGGGGATATTTGTTTCGAACGCCCCCAAATATATCGCGCAGGCAAAATCCGCGGCATCCGATATCCAGAGGTGGTATCGTGGCGTTAGAATGCCTCAAGAGGTCAATTTGGCGCTTTCAAACGCGCTCCAAGGGACATTTTCCTATTTCACATTGTTCTTGGAGCGATCGGCTAATAGCCTCATCGCATTATTTTCAAGGTTTATTTATATAATAATCATGCCGATAATTATTTTCTTTTTATTGAAAGACGAAAAAGACCTTGCAAAAGGAATCGTGAAGTTCATACCGGAAGACCATAGGGAAGCCGCTCTCAAGATATTAAGGCAGATAGACGATGTCCTAAAAAATTATGTGACAGGCCAGCTTATCCTTTGCGCGGTGGTAGGGGTTGCAACGGGACTTGCGCTTTGTTTTATGGGTGTAAATTTCTTTTTGATCCTAGGTTTGATCGCGGCGATTTCGCAAGTGATCCCAAACATCGGACCGTTCATAGGCGCCGCTCCAGCGATAATTGTCGCGCTTATCGGTTCCCCCGTCTTGGCCTTGTATGTTCTTATATTTTTTGTAGCGCTTAATATCTTAATGATTGCCATCTTTATCCCGAAAGTACTTGGCGATAAACTCAACCTGCATCCGTTGACGGTTGTTATGTCTGTGTTGATATTGGGGGAACTTTTCGGACTATGGGGTTTGTTCTTTGCGGCGCCTATTGTCGCAATATTAAAAATTATCTATCTTGAATTGCAAAGACCTTAA
- a CDS encoding glycosyltransferase family 39 protein, producing MLKKLNWAFVIVLVISAVIYFFQLGASSIWDQDEGQMAAASFEMVKSGDYLTPHLNSAVYFHKPPLYAWLTTIAFRIFGFTEFAVRFWAAIFGILGVYLTYAFAKTLFNERAGLLSAIIIATSPLYIVLSKMGLVDMVLCFFVTMALLFFYKGYQAPAEKKWFYLMWLAMGMATMTKGPLGILVPLASIIIYLAIDKKFSFLKELAIVKGLLLYLLVASPWFIIETIRHGSYFLKIIFGQFLFTIYMSPLQQHPGPVYYYIIVALVGFLPWSGFFFVSLFKKPHALLLSLFLVMLALFSTASTKVPGYFLPAFPAMAIMTGSCLDKIFSKEDKLSFYSAVIFPILILATTIYMNMRIPVPPQYTQAVIYLQILLLITLAGFFLSFLFSFFKPQPNWTIAGFAISIVILFIGIIVWLMPYAEDHKPTPTLALALRGKMHIAFYRTWLPPSLVFYLNRQSYPTVSLDIQDEKELRKFLSQKGSAAYVPEDEVKKLKFAYVALKTKAQYVIITSPPISH from the coding sequence ATGTTGAAAAAACTCAATTGGGCCTTTGTTATTGTCCTTGTTATATCGGCTGTTATTTACTTTTTCCAACTTGGAGCATCTTCGATCTGGGACCAGGATGAGGGCCAGATGGCTGCCGCTTCCTTTGAAATGGTAAAATCAGGGGATTATCTAACTCCGCATCTCAATTCTGCTGTATATTTCCATAAACCTCCTTTGTATGCCTGGCTCACAACCATCGCTTTCCGTATATTTGGATTCACGGAATTTGCAGTAAGGTTTTGGGCGGCAATATTCGGAATTCTAGGCGTATATCTCACATATGCTTTTGCAAAAACGCTATTTAATGAAAGGGCAGGGCTTCTTTCAGCCATTATTATCGCAACAAGTCCTCTCTATATAGTTCTATCTAAAATGGGGCTAGTGGATATGGTGCTTTGTTTCTTTGTTACTATGGCGCTATTGTTTTTCTACAAAGGATATCAAGCTCCCGCCGAAAAAAAATGGTTCTATTTGATGTGGCTTGCGATGGGAATGGCCACAATGACAAAAGGGCCTTTGGGTATTTTGGTCCCGTTGGCTTCTATAATAATATATTTGGCAATCGACAAGAAATTTTCTTTCCTCAAAGAACTTGCTATAGTTAAGGGGCTCTTGCTGTATTTATTGGTTGCGTCGCCTTGGTTTATTATCGAGACGATCCGTCATGGCAGTTACTTTTTAAAAATAATCTTTGGGCAATTTCTTTTCACTATCTATATGTCGCCGCTTCAGCAGCATCCCGGGCCGGTGTATTACTATATAATAGTAGCGTTGGTTGGCTTTCTCCCTTGGAGCGGGTTTTTCTTTGTATCGCTTTTCAAAAAGCCGCACGCGCTTCTGTTGAGCCTATTCCTGGTGATGCTCGCTCTGTTCTCGACAGCCTCCACAAAAGTCCCAGGATATTTTCTTCCGGCTTTCCCTGCAATGGCTATAATGACAGGAAGTTGTCTTGATAAAATATTTTCGAAAGAAGACAAACTTTCATTTTATTCTGCGGTAATATTCCCGATCTTAATTCTTGCGACGACAATTTATATGAATATGCGCATACCTGTCCCGCCGCAATACACGCAAGCCGTCATTTATTTGCAAATATTATTGTTGATAACCCTTGCAGGTTTCTTTTTGTCTTTTCTGTTCTCGTTCTTCAAACCCCAGCCGAATTGGACAATAGCCGGGTTTGCAATTTCAATTGTGATCCTTTTTATCGGGATAATTGTTTGGCTAATGCCGTATGCCGAGGATCATAAGCCAACGCCAACTTTAGCTCTAGCGCTAAGAGGAAAGATGCATATAGCTTTTTACAGGACCTGGCTTCCTCCAAGCTTAGTTTTCTACCTGAACAGGCAATCGTACCCTACGGTTTCTCTGGATATACAGGATGAAAAGGAGTTGAGGAAGTTTTTATCCCAAAAAGGCTCGGCAGCTTATGTTCCGGAAGACGAGGTCAAAAAGCTTAAGTTTGCGTATGTTGCATTGAAAACTAAGGCCCAATATGTGATAATAACCTCACCACCCATTAGCCATTGA
- a CDS encoding serine/threonine protein kinase yields MGTSVWQSLNHDTILTEVEKTLGIKLSNLLRQRNSYINRVYELEKYDSQERFIVKFYRQGRWAYNMIEEEHKFLLELSAKEIPVIPPQIINNKTLFVFDSIPYAVFPKKGGRALDEFDKEVWEELGRSIARIHLIGEMHKSSSRITWRPSTATRHHLDSMLKTDFLLPDFQKAFVDVVEQFISIADPKFSEEGFILLHGDLHRGNLIFRPGEGIFIVDFDDMSFGPAIQDVWMLLPDVPEKCDNELEWFTKGYETFRHFDRRSLELVPLLRGMRIIHFASWLAVQSPESDFKTHFPEAGTKRYWNELIKELQEIVFRL; encoded by the coding sequence ATGGGAACATCAGTCTGGCAGTCTCTTAACCACGACACCATTTTAACCGAGGTCGAAAAAACTCTTGGGATAAAATTAAGCAACCTCCTTCGACAGCGCAACAGCTATATCAATCGTGTTTATGAACTTGAAAAGTATGACTCCCAAGAAAGATTCATCGTAAAGTTCTATCGCCAGGGGCGATGGGCATATAACATGATCGAAGAAGAGCATAAGTTCCTCTTAGAACTATCGGCAAAAGAGATCCCTGTTATTCCACCGCAGATCATTAATAACAAAACCCTTTTCGTATTCGATTCGATACCTTATGCTGTCTTCCCCAAAAAAGGCGGCCGCGCTCTTGATGAGTTCGATAAAGAGGTTTGGGAAGAGCTTGGACGGTCAATAGCAAGGATCCATTTAATAGGCGAGATGCATAAATCGAGCAGCCGCATTACTTGGCGACCATCAACCGCAACGAGACATCATTTGGATTCGATGTTAAAAACCGATTTTTTACTTCCCGATTTTCAAAAGGCATTTGTTGATGTCGTTGAACAATTTATTTCGATCGCAGATCCAAAATTTTCCGAAGAAGGATTTATTTTGTTGCACGGGGATCTCCATCGCGGGAATTTGATCTTCAGGCCGGGGGAGGGCATATTCATTGTCGATTTTGACGATATGAGCTTTGGTCCTGCGATACAAGATGTTTGGATGTTATTGCCCGATGTGCCCGAAAAATGCGATAATGAATTGGAATGGTTCACTAAAGGATATGAAACCTTTAGGCATTTCGATAGACGATCTTTAGAGCTTGTTCCTCTTTTAAGAGGGATGAGGATTATCCATTTCGCGTCTTGGCTTGCGGTGCAAAGCCCGGAATCCGATTTTAAAACGCATTTTCCTGAAGCAGGCACTAAGCGATATTGGAATGAGTTGATCAAAGAATTGCAAGAAATAGTTTTTAGACTTTAG
- the maf gene encoding septum formation protein Maf — protein MSKDKIILASASPRRKELLKKIVKNFKISVSRIDESKIKASTPLRFAIKAAITKAKDVASRNTDSIVIGADTIVVLGEKILGKPKDNKHAVAMLKALSGSTHKVITGIAVYNPKDGKIYSDYDITKIRVRKLKEKAILDYVKSGSPLDKAGGYGIQEIEDPFIERIEGNYDNVVGLPVARLKNLLCLVT, from the coding sequence ATGTCGAAGGATAAAATTATTCTTGCGTCCGCATCTCCCAGGCGCAAAGAGCTGTTAAAGAAAATAGTTAAAAACTTCAAAATATCGGTCAGCCGGATTGACGAATCAAAAATAAAAGCTTCAACTCCGTTACGGTTCGCGATAAAGGCCGCCATTACTAAAGCGAAAGATGTAGCTTCAAGAAATACCGATTCAATAGTTATAGGCGCGGATACTATCGTTGTATTGGGTGAAAAGATCCTAGGCAAGCCAAAAGATAATAAACATGCGGTAGCCATGCTTAAAGCACTATCGGGCTCAACCCACAAAGTTATAACGGGCATAGCGGTGTATAACCCGAAGGATGGGAAAATATATTCCGACTATGATATTACAAAGATCAGAGTCAGAAAACTTAAAGAAAAAGCTATATTGGATTATGTAAAGTCTGGAAGCCCGTTGGATAAAGCCGGCGGTTACGGCATCCAAGAAATAGAAGATCCTTTTATTGAAAGGATAGAAGGGAATTACGATAATGTAGTTGGGCTGCCGGTCGCGAGATTGAAGAATTTATTGTGCTTGGTTACCTGA
- the crcB gene encoding fluoride efflux transporter CrcB yields MKLSYVAVGGALGAILRYVLSALFRDAFGPVFPWGTLFINLSGCLTIGFLAEIFEKTAVSPEMNIFLLVGVVGTYTTFSTFGLETFNLIRDGKMNLAILNVLFNNLVGILFVFLGFGLSKYFMDILKLGAK; encoded by the coding sequence ATTAAACTCTCTTATGTTGCTGTCGGCGGAGCGCTTGGCGCTATTCTAAGGTATGTGCTATCGGCTCTTTTTCGAGATGCGTTCGGTCCCGTGTTCCCGTGGGGAACCCTTTTTATTAATCTATCCGGATGTTTAACGATTGGGTTTCTTGCCGAAATATTCGAGAAAACAGCCGTTTCACCCGAAATGAACATTTTTCTTCTGGTCGGGGTCGTAGGAACATATACAACTTTTTCAACATTTGGGCTTGAAACATTTAATCTGATCAGGGACGGTAAAATGAATTTAGCGATCTTAAATGTTCTTTTCAACAATTTAGTCGGGATCTTATTTGTGTTCCTGGGTTTCGGATTGTCCAAATATTTTATGGATATCTTAAAATTAGGAGCGAAATGA
- a CDS encoding outer membrane lipoprotein carrier protein LolA: protein MNKKFILGFVFFLAFSVSSFAMDQKIEDLLNKVRANQNKIEDMSADITTVIKSDMKDKKAMEQKGSIMVKGSDASRMEMTSPLNQVTITNKDKMEVLNPATGQKFVQDLKKLKGKLGQSSVGSSPIDQTKVLDYFDLKLEEKGVISKSYIITGVPKEKNKFMGMMKFYIDGSRNLPVKIEIYNTSDKLVSASDIDYTKVKDIWVISKNTSSIVVPGGKMEIEMRFDNVKVNEGLSDKLFEIK, encoded by the coding sequence ATGAATAAGAAATTTATTTTAGGATTTGTATTCTTTTTAGCGTTCTCTGTTTCATCGTTCGCCATGGACCAAAAAATCGAAGACTTGTTGAATAAGGTTAGGGCGAACCAGAATAAAATAGAAGACATGTCCGCCGATATAACGACGGTCATTAAATCCGATATGAAAGATAAAAAAGCAATGGAGCAGAAGGGTTCCATCATGGTAAAAGGCTCTGATGCGAGCAGGATGGAAATGACATCTCCTTTGAACCAGGTAACGATAACCAACAAAGATAAAATGGAGGTGCTAAACCCCGCAACTGGCCAAAAGTTCGTCCAAGACCTCAAGAAATTAAAGGGTAAATTGGGGCAATCAAGTGTTGGTTCGAGCCCGATCGACCAAACAAAAGTTCTTGATTATTTTGACCTCAAATTGGAAGAAAAGGGAGTTATATCAAAATCTTACATCATAACCGGAGTCCCAAAGGAAAAGAACAAATTTATGGGAATGATGAAGTTCTATATCGACGGGTCGAGGAATCTTCCGGTCAAGATCGAGATATACAACACATCGGACAAATTGGTGAGCGCATCCGATATCGATTATACGAAAGTCAAAGATATCTGGGTCATATCAAAAAACACATCATCGATTGTGGTCCCGGGAGGCAAGATGGAGATCGAGATGAGATTTGACAATGTTAAGGTGAACGAAGGTTTGTCGGATAAATTGTTCGAAA
- the sixA gene encoding phosphohistidine phosphatase SixA: MSLYLIRHGEAVPETMDTSRPLTEKGILDISEITAFLNAAEVKVNEIWHSTKLRAKQTAKIIAEGVPHKKLIERDNLLPNDTVRNIAGEITAIHEDIVIVGHLPFLEHLATYLLSKNENFNFVNFSQGGVICLEKIETGWTILWMMTPALLSACIEHVEG; the protein is encoded by the coding sequence ATGAGCCTTTATTTAATTAGACATGGTGAAGCGGTTCCCGAAACAATGGATACATCAAGGCCGTTAACCGAAAAAGGCATTCTTGATATCTCAGAGATAACCGCCTTCTTAAATGCTGCCGAGGTCAAAGTCAATGAGATCTGGCACAGCACAAAGCTTAGGGCGAAACAGACTGCAAAAATAATTGCCGAGGGAGTTCCGCATAAAAAGCTGATCGAGCGCGATAATTTATTACCCAATGATACTGTCCGCAATATCGCCGGTGAAATAACCGCGATCCATGAAGATATAGTAATTGTTGGCCATCTGCCTTTTCTCGAACATCTTGCGACATATCTATTAAGTAAGAACGAGAATTTTAATTTTGTGAATTTTAGCCAGGGCGGGGTGATCTGCCTTGAAAAGATAGAAACGGGTTGGACGATTCTTTGGATGATGACGCCCGCATTACTATCCGCTTGTATTGAACATGTCGAAGGATAA
- a CDS encoding class I SAM-dependent methyltransferase, whose product MDIGYLRGVITRTGMRPARMRTIPQHTYGGRNSQAHNMLLQDYIREGHGRKRILDIGIGASNFTPELRAVTTRELAQKFLPYPDVEIIGIDRDLGLLEVMLSNGSKDFQPRGLPPFVMPNLRYIEADAAQNLGVEPNSADTALCFNVFQHLSTGEIAGLTQQVFLALKIGGKFYFSRVPLEAFPASPSCLIKTENDTLTRWLEIIVPSIELNAYLSLARLF is encoded by the coding sequence ATGGATATAGGATATCTACGTGGAGTAATTACCCGCACTGGCATGCGGCCGGCACGGATGCGCACTATTCCACAGCACACTTATGGCGGGAGAAATTCACAGGCACATAATATGCTTCTTCAAGATTATATTCGTGAAGGCCATGGGAGAAAGAGAATATTGGATATTGGCATCGGCGCGTCTAATTTCACTCCAGAACTTCGAGCAGTTACAACAAGAGAACTTGCCCAAAAATTCTTGCCATACCCCGATGTGGAAATAATAGGTATAGACCGGGATCTCGGCCTCCTAGAAGTTATGCTATCGAATGGATCCAAAGATTTCCAACCAAGAGGTTTGCCGCCTTTTGTAATGCCGAATCTAAGATATATAGAAGCTGACGCGGCTCAAAACTTGGGAGTGGAGCCTAATTCAGCTGATACCGCGCTATGCTTCAATGTATTCCAACATCTTTCTACAGGTGAAATCGCAGGACTAACCCAACAAGTTTTTTTAGCCTTAAAAATTGGCGGAAAGTTCTATTTTTCCCGCGTGCCGCTTGAGGCATTTCCAGCCTCGCCATCTTGTTTAATTAAAACTGAAAATGACACCTTAACGAGATGGCTTGAAATAATTGTCCCGTCCATCGAATTGAATGCATATCTTTCTTTGGCGCGTTTGTTCTAG
- a CDS encoding glycosyltransferase gives MGGNPRLVGTSRLAHNVFEVARYSDKPITIMPNGIAVDKGIIDCGPLPVMEFIPREGIKVASKNLGEISAVLDGKIKEKNPYLGKEYFRARGLFWATATASLFSNAFIAFEMVSNFGDVSLLRSLLEMAWCMPNFYFLSQIFVFHTSRLKSYALESNFTEATATEVHRLKSAENQPMSLTIIPSHMEDPELLRRSLYSHCLQTYGNKKVVLLLGNDVHRSNPEVLDNTEQTLELIREIKRELAVCHDETMKAVDGFNRRKTFDHVDLGEEFRVLSAVYLSVSKWFSRKAIEIQNSTSSYPTDQYLIEHTFQRQSEYYASRAQECYMAMRGVNSNSEIEEMYLECSRIFNADLDIFLRTKYANLEQEKTKARNLTAYTSLLGGTWAMATDEEGRTILVSSPIGEHTPAPQYVSTFDSDTIAKPDYLVRKIVYMEKEENQSVGLIQSPYLLPSPEPTNIASASAIHSFWFLPVSIGMTAYSSGFWLGFNGTWRYEAMKKKGDFLAETLIEDVENSLKLRRNGYEIITSPEDQCQTFSPMNMKALEVQRTRWASGGLRIARILYRDIANGVYSAIDAKEVALRFNYVLGLNILPVAVTATFLLESPLHHEYFEIETIPFFLYLTTYFHVITSSTKYSFKNLIDGLSISFFMNFYYLRGLFHSAKVLFKRESDQLYKATPRKKHAAVGDFGNFEIVGTLALMAFMGVKMTENISSGFYMDFYPEYQLFSILWGIHRFVGFKNFLRNIAFNLRNLF, from the coding sequence TTGGGCGGAAATCCAAGATTGGTAGGCACTTCGCGGTTGGCACATAATGTCTTTGAAGTCGCAAGGTATTCAGATAAGCCGATTACCATTATGCCCAATGGCATAGCCGTAGATAAAGGCATAATAGATTGTGGTCCATTGCCGGTGATGGAGTTTATTCCCAGGGAAGGTATAAAAGTTGCCTCGAAAAACTTAGGTGAAATAAGCGCAGTATTAGATGGTAAAATAAAAGAGAAAAATCCCTATTTAGGCAAGGAATACTTTCGGGCTCGCGGACTTTTTTGGGCAACTGCGACAGCGTCTCTTTTCAGCAATGCTTTTATCGCGTTTGAAATGGTTAGTAACTTCGGGGATGTTAGTCTCCTGCGGTCATTGTTGGAAATGGCATGGTGTATGCCAAACTTTTATTTTTTATCGCAAATTTTCGTTTTCCACACTTCAAGACTAAAAAGTTATGCTTTGGAAAGTAATTTTACCGAAGCTACCGCGACTGAAGTGCATAGGTTGAAATCTGCTGAAAACCAACCAATGTCACTGACGATAATACCTTCTCATATGGAAGACCCTGAATTATTAAGACGCTCTCTTTACAGTCATTGCTTACAGACTTACGGAAATAAAAAAGTTGTGCTTCTTCTGGGAAACGATGTCCACAGAAGTAATCCCGAGGTTCTGGATAACACAGAACAAACATTAGAACTGATTAGAGAAATAAAAAGAGAATTAGCCGTTTGCCATGATGAAACAATGAAAGCGGTCGATGGCTTTAATCGAAGAAAAACATTTGATCATGTTGATCTGGGCGAAGAATTCCGGGTGCTGAGCGCCGTTTACCTATCAGTTAGCAAATGGTTTTCGAGAAAAGCTATAGAAATTCAGAATTCTACTTCATCTTATCCGACTGATCAGTACTTGATTGAACATACTTTCCAAAGGCAGTCCGAATATTATGCTTCCAGGGCACAGGAGTGTTACATGGCAATGCGCGGGGTAAACAGTAATTCAGAGATTGAAGAAATGTATCTTGAGTGCTCCCGAATATTTAATGCCGATTTGGACATCTTTCTTAGGACAAAATACGCAAATCTGGAACAGGAAAAAACAAAAGCTAGGAATCTTACCGCCTATACTTCGCTTTTGGGTGGAACATGGGCAATGGCAACAGACGAAGAAGGGAGAACAATTCTGGTGTCCTCACCAATTGGGGAGCATACCCCGGCGCCGCAATATGTCTCAACTTTTGATTCCGATACAATTGCAAAACCGGATTATTTAGTAAGAAAAATAGTCTATATGGAAAAAGAGGAAAATCAATCTGTAGGCCTAATTCAGTCGCCGTATTTACTGCCATCGCCGGAGCCAACCAATATTGCGTCTGCGTCTGCAATCCATTCGTTCTGGTTCCTGCCAGTCTCAATCGGTATGACGGCTTATTCCAGCGGTTTTTGGCTTGGATTCAACGGGACTTGGCGCTATGAAGCGATGAAAAAGAAAGGTGATTTTCTAGCTGAAACCCTTATTGAAGACGTGGAAAACAGTCTCAAACTAAGGAGAAACGGCTACGAAATTATTACTTCACCGGAAGATCAATGCCAAACCTTTAGTCCGATGAACATGAAAGCTCTGGAGGTTCAGAGAACCCGGTGGGCTTCGGGAGGATTAAGAATCGCAAGAATATTGTATCGGGATATTGCAAATGGGGTTTATTCAGCTATAGACGCGAAAGAAGTCGCATTAAGATTTAATTATGTATTGGGATTAAATATTCTGCCGGTCGCGGTTACGGCAACCTTTCTTTTGGAATCGCCCCTTCATCATGAATATTTCGAGATTGAAACGATTCCATTTTTTCTTTATTTAACAACATATTTTCATGTTATTACTTCTTCAACAAAATATTCCTTCAAGAACCTGATTGATGGATTGTCGATAAGTTTTTTCATGAATTTCTACTATTTAAGAGGTCTTTTTCACTCAGCAAAAGTCTTATTTAAAAGAGAATCTGATCAGCTGTATAAAGCAACGCCAAGAAAAAAGCATGCAGCAGTGGGTGACTTTGGAAATTTTGAGATTGTCGGAACCTTGGCCTTAATGGCATTTATGGGAGTGAAAATGACCGAAAATATTTCATCCGGGTTTTATATGGATTTTTATCCAGAGTACCAGCTTTTTAGCATCCTCTGGGGAATTCACCGGTTTGTTGGGTTTAAAAACTTTTTAAGAAATATCGCTTTTAATCTGAGAAACCTTTTTTAA